The Chanos chanos chromosome 3, fChaCha1.1, whole genome shotgun sequence genome segment TAGATACATGGTACAGTCGTTAAAAACCGGGTTTGTATTCAGTCATCAGGCGCAATTAGCTCTTTGCCAGTGATATCAAAGGCTTTTCCCCACCAACTGCCACTCTTTGAAAGTCATGTTTTAATATAATCCAATTTAAAAATCCTGATTGAATCCAAACAATATTTTATTGTTGGCAGGGGGAAACGTCTTTATACGCTGCGCTGCCTTCTTGTCACGTAGAAATGTGAGTCTGCTCGAGAAACGTGGAGCCTGGACCATTGTGGTCTTGAATAAGTTATATATATGGAAATGGGGAATTATAGACGAGGGTTCTCCTGCCCTGCAGTGTTGCATTTCTGTATGAAAAATGTGCCGTCTCCCCAGGTTAAACATGTTGGAATATATTACTTTTAATAAGCATATGATCCCATTATTCCGAGATCTCCCGAACAGTGTTTTCCCAACACTTTGCGAAAATGATGGAATATCCCTGCACAGCACTTTATCGGCTCTCGAGCGCTTTTTCcagtaagaaaacacacacacacacacacacatatacacacacacacacaacgacagACGTCTTTATGTAACGCACTTTGACATCCCCAAAATACCCCTTCAAAACCTTAATcgtgatttttttattttaaattatgctTTATATAATTCCAGAGATTTTCATTTGTCTGGGGATTGTTTTGGCTACGCATCTGACCTCACACAAATGTCTTTTTGCAGAGTGAGTGATGGGGAAACACTGTCATGTGGTTATACAGAATATACTAATATCATTTGCTAATATAGAAATATACACATAGAAAACGGTTTCTCACCCCAAAACACCACTGATCTCTCATAGTAAAgtcttttaaaagaaacactttaaCCAACAGTATGACAACACAGCTAGATCAATATATTAGTTTATATTAACAGACAGTCTGAAAACACTCAGATGGTTGTAAGCAGAACAGTaaggacagacaggaaaaacagtCTGTGTTGGCATAGGCTAGGCTCTACTCCGAGCGTGTTACTTGTCTGGTTTTGGACTTGTAATTGACCtgctatatacacacacacaccctcctgaTCCCATGGtaataaaaaatagaaacatCGTTATTAACAAAGCGCCATGTCATGGTGTCAGGTCAGAGAAGGGGACTGTTTTCCCCGGTGCCGTTGACACGCCTGAGAAGcggagtgcagtgtgtgttctgCGGAATACAGTTGTAGATAAGAGGTTGCCATAGCCGTCACGGCGCGGCCTTGGCTGTCCTGCGTGGCCCGGCGGTGAGGCAGCTGTGCTGATAAAACTGCAGGATTACCAGCCCTGTTCAGATTCAGAAAGCGGATTACCTTCCTCTGGGAGGTGCCACAAGATTTGCATTGTCCTCAGGCTGCGGGAACCCTGGGGCGGGAGtggagggggggcggggttaCCATACGttgctgtgtttcagagaggTAGCATTCATTTCTGGTCTGCCTGACTTGATTTCCCCCGCGGATGGAAAGCTGTTCAGAACCAGTAAATCCGGGCTGCTGATTGCTAATCAGAAGCTCCACGTGCTCCCATTCTCTTGCTAGGCTCCAATCAAACAGAAATCTGTTTTGCCTAGACCGCTTAAAATAAGACACGGCTGCAGATGAACACTGTGTTTATTAATATGAAACCAAAGTCTCACAGTAAGAATGTAGTATTACCCGCTCGCATCCATGAGGAAAGAACCAGTGCGCGTGAACCCAGTATAAGTTAGGTACTTGTCAAAAGATCTTAGTGTAACACATCTGATAGTCATTTAAAAAGGAACATACAGGATCTTCAGTGTTAGTGTCTTTGCTGCTTATTAGACAAATAGGCAACacttcaaaaagaagaaaaacaaagacagataaaacaccAAACTATTCACTGCTGTAACCCTTTTTTGCACCATCCCTGTGAATAATAACTGAAAAATATATCAGTCTTGATGTGAAATTATTCATGGCGTTATATATTTTCAGAACTGAGCGATGAAATCTGCCCAGATTTATATATAGACAGGAGGTCAGATAACACGCAGTCATTGAATTCAATCACGATTGTCTGTGGACAGACTATGAAATGAAACGTGGCTGTACAGCGCCCTCTAGAGTTATTAAACATAACTTCAAACATACATTGATCAAATGTTTGTGCTTCGTAGACGTTTATCTTAGGTTGTCCCTCAGTTTAAAATAGGCCTatttaataaaactgtttaCAGAACAGCTGGTATGGGCAAAATGTGTTGATACctgtttcagtgttcagaggaaacacattttgaaaagaacACTATCGGCGTGTTTTGGGTTATCTAGGAtataaaataacacattattATATCCTAATATCAGTGCCTATCAAACATGCCGAAAAGAAAACGTGACGAGACAAGTTCAGTATAGTTCTAACCCATGTGTTACATGAGGTTATTTCTTCGCGTTCTGCGTTGTAATAAACGAGCTTATTAAAGTCACATTGGATATgccagttgtttttttctgttggaattgtttttctgttgcaATCTTTTTCTGTGCCATTGCATTTTTCCAAACTTGGGATTACTGTCAAATTCCCCTTGGTAATTGCACTGCAATTATGTGGTCTTTTCAAATTGTGCATAAAAGCCCATTTCAAACATCTTTTTaagtacagaaacacagaaaaaacacatggACAGGTACAATATAAAATCCTGAACGGTTATTCAAGTAATATATGACAACTCATACCAGGGATGCCGCCTGTTACTTGTTCTTTTGAGGCCATTCAGGTGAATGAGTATTTTTGTTGCATAGCTGTAATAATGTCTtcagcaaaacagaacaattacaacccccccccccccccccccccccccgaattaGAGCACCTTCCCGCACGGTCAGCTATTGACACGTCCTTGAAACATTCTTTCAGGACGTTTTGAACAGCAAACCCTTAGTTCCGGAATTTAAATTACAGTCAAAAACAGCAAACCCATGCtactgtgaggggaaaaaaaaaacaaaacaacaaaaaaacaaacaaacagaggcaaAACGTTTCCCTACcaagttaaacaaaacaacaactaatTACTCAAGAAATTCATTGAAGACAAAGTCCACTAAAAATGCGCAGTTCCTAATTTTGGAGGTTTAAAACATTAGTTCCATTATTCCTATATTTCTCATGTGTTAATCACTCGAATAATGTCTGAGACATTTTCGGTAATGTTTTGCGAAAGTTGCAACACTTTCTTTAAACGCAGCCCTTCTAAGCGATTACTTaaaagcatcaaaaaaaaaaaaaagaaaggaaagaaagaaagaaaagaaaagaaaagaaaaagaaaaagagtcacGTTCTGGTGGTGTTATCTGAATGTTACGTTCAGTGACCTGAGAGGGGACGAGCTCGGTGGTGATTGGTGGAGATTCTATACTTTATAGTCCAGTTCTGCATTCATAGTTGTGTACATCTCGTAGATAGCATCCACGGTGGCAGTAAAGTTGACTAAGAACTGCCGGACTTTGGCAAGACAGTCTTCCTCGGAAGTCTCCTGTCCTTTAGATAGGGCTTTAAGAAAGTCCGATTTGTAAGGAGCAGCATACAGAGCAGCctaagagatagagagagaaataaagaaataaattacattCTCAAAAAACCGCCCCAGTAAAATCctttgacaaaaaagaaagtaaacatGTTGTTAGCCCCATTTTGTTTTGGGCACTCTGCTGCTATGTTTGCATAGTGTACGAAATGTTCATGTTAAACAGATTATTTGCTTTAGCCTTACCCTCAGGCTTTAAAACACCCACCTGGAAGATTTTCTGGACCAGCCAGCCGTGGTATTTTTTGAGCGCTGTTTCGTAGGCTTTGGTGATGTTGACGCGTATGAGGTTGGGGTTGTTCTCGTCTTTCTCCCCGTCGGCCAGACTTTGCAACAAAACCTGAATGAGGCGAAGGCCTCTGTGAAAGAGGAggaacaaagaaataaaagatgTCACCTTTTTTGAACATTAATGGAATCGTTAAAATCCCGATTAGTTTAACAGTACAAGCGATTTCTTTTACCCTTTGGTATTTGCGTTGAAATTGACATGATATATTTGGTGATAGAACGATCACCCAAAACAACTCGACTCGTTCATTTTCTCCTAAATGCCGATCGAACTATTCCAGTGACCTTCCACTCTTTCCGTTCAGTGCTGTGAGAGTCCCTTGTGGCTACAGACACAGCATTGAAGATACATTATCTGTGTAGACATACAGTGACCGTGGGGAAAACTTAAACGACGTTTTTTTTCAATGACGTCACCGGATTCTGAGCGGATTTCGGAGAGTTTCTGACCATCAGGAGTttctggagaaactgaagaagctCTCACCTCTTTAACCACATGAGCGCCAGTGTGGCGCCCGCTTTGGGCCACTCCGCTCCATACGTGATCTTCTCCGCCTCGAGGATCTGCTGCAGTGTCGCATACTTCTCAGGGTCTGAGTCGTAGACCGCCTTGATTTTCTAAACACGATTGTAAATATCGTAAAGCGTACTGAAATCTGCCTTTAAGAAGCCATTATGTGTCACCATTCATCTTGCCCGCTCTCCATGGTGACTGAATGAAACGAATTCAGTTGTTTGTATATGCAAGTGTATAAACTTACAATGATGTTTCCACTGATGTCAGATTTGACTGGAGCAAAAACTTTTGAACCTAGGCAGTCTGAAATAAAGGGAGTTTATTATGAGGATTAGACAAATGCAATATCAAACACTTTGGATCAGGCTGCTATAACCAAGTTAAATaaggttttaaaaaatgcagctTTATGGTATTATCACTGCTTAAATGATTTTCGCTTTTTGTCATTAAGTCAAACGTATTTATCTCTTCAACTTAGACACCAAATAATACCTGTTGTTCCTCTATGGGAATCAGCATCCTCCATTTAGATAAAATACTAACATGGATGTACAGTCTGCTAAAAATCTCGTCTTTTAGCGCTGCTTACCCCAGGTGAGGGGTAAATTGAGCCGATCAGGGGGGTAAGTTGAGTTGGTTACGACCTTGTGTGCCCATGATCTGTGCATTAACTTCAGTCAGTTTTTGCCCCTGGCTTATAGGCTGTGACATAGCAAACTTGGGCTCCTGATTCTGTTGGTATGAAATACCTTGACAGTTTAATTCTCTTGCACTTTAAAATATTGTCTTTATCAGCCACCTACTTACGTTCTAAAAGATTTCCAAAACTTCTGAAGGAGAGACTTACAGCATCCATGCCTATAGACCtgctgtctgtttaaacactctTTACATAATTCAGTCAAAATTCTCATTGCCATGTTGTAAATCACGCAATATTATTGCGTCTTGCTGTATTATTCCACAAAGCTAAACTTAATACTCTGCTGACGTTTAGTGATTAAGCTAACGGTGTTTAAAAGCCTTTTAATTTGCGTACAGTGTGACTCCCTTGCAAGTGATCAAattgaccccccaccccccactgcCTCAACTGCTCCCTCTATATCTTCAAGAGAAGTTCAacccctgtctgttttccttttacaCAATCATGGCATCCTGAAACGTGCTCTGTGATAccggggggttgggggggtcaTTTCACTACATTAATTTGTAGAGCTGCATGGCatgtaaatgacagaaaacataaTTTGCTGTGTATGGCATAAGTATGGGGCAAGTTGAACCAGTGACTCCACTGGCCCCAGGCCTGTTGTCTCATGTAACTCCACCATCAGCATTTTGACAAAACTGCTTCACACAATAGTTGTAATGGGCTATTTTCGATTCTTCAGCTCTCACACCATAGGGTACGAAAAGGACAAACTTAACCGTAGTGTGTCTGAAAAATCTCCAGCTTCTCTTTTCCTCAAATCGTCATGACACTGAGCTTCAATGGAATTCAGTCGAAAAGGGAAAAATCCCATTTTTGGACATCAGTGACCACATTCTCCGCGTTCTCTCCTCCACTGTAGATTGAATGAAATAGTTGTCTCCTCCTAAAAAAATGCTGTCAcgtgatttattttgtttatggtTGCTTAGAGACTGGGGGTGTCTCATCTTACCCAGTGGCTCGTTTTACGCAGTTCT includes the following:
- the LOC115808383 gene encoding glycolipid transfer protein-like, giving the protein MALLLDNQFPPLPDNKEVDTKIFLESVSHLPPFFDCLGSKVFAPVKSDISGNIIKIKAVYDSDPEKYATLQQILEAEKITYGAEWPKAGATLALMWLKRGLRLIQVLLQSLADGEKDENNPNLIRVNITKAYETALKKYHGWLVQKIFQAALYAAPYKSDFLKALSKGQETSEEDCLAKVRQFLVNFTATVDAIYEMYTTMNAELDYKV